The segment TGACATACCCATAGCAACTTTTTCTTTTCCAAGAGCTTCTCCAATCCATCCTGCTCCAACAGTTTGTGGTTCAACAGCAACATTATATTTAGTTACTAAATCAATATAAAATTTAAGTCCAAATTTAGATGCGGGTTCATCTAAAGTAGTATTTAAATTCTCATCAACTAGTCTTCCTCCAGAACCTAAAATAAAAGGGATAACTCTATTAAAATCTGCGGCTAAAACTAAAGGAGTTTCAAATCCATTTCTTTTTAATTGTAATGCTTTGTCTAATAAATCAAACCAAGTATCATCACTTGTTGGATACGGAACACCATATTTATCGAATATTTCCTTATTATAATATAATGCTAAAGTCGAAAAATCTTTTGCAATACCATATACTCTGTTATTATATTTGAAAGCATCAATCAATGATGGAAAGTATGCATCTAAATCAAAGTTATCTTTTTTAATATATAAATCTAATGGTAATAAAACATTTTTTGATGCAAATTCTTGAAAAAAGTAGACATCAACATAAAAAATATCTGGTGCTGTTCCTGCTGATATACGTGTTTTTAATGTTTCTATATAATTTCCTGGTATAGGTTCCCAAACGATTTGAATATCCTTATGAGTAGAGTTAAATTCTTCAACTCCGGCTTTAATAGCAGATTCTTCATCTGGATTACCTGGCCATCCCGAAATTTTTATAGTTGTTACAGCAAATAACGAAGAAACCATAAACAAGGATAAAAAAATAACTACCAATACCTTTTTCATAAAAATCCCTCCTCTATTTAATATTGAAAACGATTACATTTCGTATTAAAAAAATTATTTTTTGAATTTTAATGTGCTTTCTCTAATAGAAATATCAACTGGTATTATAATATTTTTTACTTCTTTGTTAAGAGATAAAGAATATAACATTTTTGCAGCATTATAACCAATTTTATATATGTTTTGATTTATCGATGAAATATTTAGTATTTTTGATGATGGTAAATCATCAAAACCTATTAAAGGCAAATAATAATTAATTTCATTCATATAATCATAAACACCATATGCCATTAAATCTGAACTACAGAAAATGCCATCATAATCTTTTAAATTAATTTTTTTAATAATATTGTATCCAGATTTTCTACTAAAGTCCCCGTAAACTATATCAACATTAACATTAAAATCTTTTTTTGCATTTAAAACACCATTTAAACGTTGATAAGTAACCGCTGGACCTAAATTTCCACTAATAAATAAAATGTTTTTACTTCCTAATTCACTTAGATGTTTAATACCTAAGTATCCACCTAATTCATTATCTGAATCAACAAAAATAAAATTATTCTTGTTATTCCTTCCTATCACAATATAGGGAAATTTAATTGAATTTAAATATTCAACTCTTTCATCATTATCTTCTAGATCTGTAATAAAAAAACCGCTTACTAAATTACTTTTAATTAATTTTTTATAATGATTTATGCAGTCCTTTTTTTCATGTGAATCTAAAATGAGCTTTAAATTATTATGAAAAAAATATTCCATAATACCATTTAAAAAAGGATGAGTATATGAGTCATTTTCGGTGATATGATTTCTCCTCATTACTAATCCAAACAAATTTGAAGATCTTTTCCTTAAAGATTTAGCACTAAAATCTGGTTCATAACCATATTTATTAATTATTTCTAAAACTTTATTTTTAGTTTCTTCTTTTACATTAGAAGAATTATTTATTACTCTTGAAACTGTAGCAACAGAAACCCCAGCTAAATTAGCAATATCTTTTATTTTCATTTAAAGCACCCCTTATGTAATCGATTACAATTAATTATAACAAAAAAATATTAAAAAAAAAATTTAGAAAAAAGATAATACTGGTTATAATACTTAATTAATTATGTTTAAGGTAAATTATAAAAGAAATTTTAATTATTACTAAAAAAGACACCCAAAAGGGTGCCTGACATTATTTTAATGGTGTATTTTTAAATGCTTCATCTAAAACTTTATTTAAATTTTCATAAAATTCCTTACCTTGTTCTCCTAATTGTTCAATTAGATATGATTGTTGTTGTAATAAAGAAAATGCTGTTTTTGGGTTATAAATTAATACAGAATGATATTCTATTCTTCCTGCTTTCATAATATAATATTTTGCAACAACTTCTGCTCCAGTTTGAATTGTTTTAGCAAAGTTAGAACTTACATTTTTGAATACTGTATTTGTAACAGAAACTACTTTATCTTCGTCTGTACCAGTTGATGCACTTTGTAATACTCCTTGAGCTCTTTGTTGGAAATTAGTTACAACAGAATTTAAATATCTTGATAATTGTTCTCTAGCATCTTGTTCTGCTTGTGTATACATAACTGCACCCATACCTGGAGCACCTTCAGCAATTCCATCAAAATACAAAAGGAAGCCTTCTTTTTTTAATTGTTTTAATTCCGCACCCTTACCAGCTTTTTTGAATTCAACAACAGCCTCTTTTGGAATTTCGGCGATTTTTACCCCATCAATATCAAGTGCTTTAAATGGATATGTTAATGTATTGTATAAAAAGATACCACCAAGTAGTAATGCAACAATACCTAAACCCACACCAGTCCATAAAATGACACTATTATCCATAATTTCCCCTCCTTTATAGTTTTAGCTAATTTTGTTAAATTTTTATATTTAAATTATACCATAAAATATAAAATTAATGCAATTAAAATTTATTGATTTTTAACTTTATTTAAGATATAATAATTCGTAAAACTAAATAATTTTTGAGGTGGTTAAATGGATAAAAAATTAATAAAATATTTTTATACTAATTCGATATTAGCTTATTCATTTATTACTATTTTAATATCTCCTATGTTTGCAAATAAATTAGGGTTAACGGTATTTGATACAGGAATTATTTTTTCAACTGTATATGGAATTC is part of the Marinitoga litoralis genome and harbors:
- a CDS encoding LacI family DNA-binding transcriptional regulator encodes the protein MKIKDIANLAGVSVATVSRVINNSSNVKEETKNKVLEIINKYGYEPDFSAKSLRKRSSNLFGLVMRRNHITENDSYTHPFLNGIMEYFFHNNLKLILDSHEKKDCINHYKKLIKSNLVSGFFITDLEDNDERVEYLNSIKFPYIVIGRNNKNNFIFVDSDNELGGYLGIKHLSELGSKNILFISGNLGPAVTYQRLNGVLNAKKDFNVNVDIVYGDFSRKSGYNIIKKINLKDYDGIFCSSDLMAYGVYDYMNEINYYLPLIGFDDLPSSKILNISSINQNIYKIGYNAAKMLYSLSLNKEVKNIIIPVDISIRESTLKFKK
- a CDS encoding ABC transporter substrate-binding protein, whose amino-acid sequence is MKKVLVVIFLSLFMVSSLFAVTTIKISGWPGNPDEESAIKAGVEEFNSTHKDIQIVWEPIPGNYIETLKTRISAGTAPDIFYVDVYFFQEFASKNVLLPLDLYIKKDNFDLDAYFPSLIDAFKYNNRVYGIAKDFSTLALYYNKEIFDKYGVPYPTSDDTWFDLLDKALQLKRNGFETPLVLAADFNRVIPFILGSGGRLVDENLNTTLDEPASKFGLKFYIDLVTKYNVAVEPQTVGAGWIGEALGKEKVAMGMSGPWSLGFLKSSYPDVYKKMGVVEMPSLIKKSTMVYTVSWSINKESKNKAAAWEVLKFLVTRGQEIFVEKAGVLASRKDLASKDKDPMKIPFYKGAEYAQPWSVPTPTGIFSIANDQINSRLKDLFYNKITLEEALNQIKENYPQWISGK